Below is a genomic region from Acetobacter ghanensis.
TTAAGGGCCGCGAAGTGGAAGAAGACAAGCAGGCTATCAACGAATACGGTTCCGCAGACAGCGGTGCATCGCTCGGTGATATTCTGGGTGCAGCGATCCGTCGCCGTAACACCGAAGACTGAGCATAAAAAAACCGGGGTGGTTTGCGCCACCCTGGTTTGGCAAAGCATTTTGCCATGCAAAAAAGAGCGCCTCACAAGGGCGCTCTTTTTTTATGTGCTGTGTTCTAGTCCAGACAGGCCTTGCGGAAGGCGGCAAACGCACGGGCACGGTGGCTGATGGCGTTTTTTTCTTCGTCCGTCATCTGGGCAAAGCTGCGGGTTTCGTTTTCGGGTTCAAAAATCGGGTCATACCCATGTCCGTTGGCGCCACGAGGCGGCCAGACAATCTGCCCGTCAATACGTCCCTCAAAGCTTTGGGTGCGCCCATCGGGGAAGGCGAGGCAGAGCACACACACAAACCATGCGTTGCGTTCATCCTTCCCAATGCCTTCTTCAATACGGGCCATCGCGCCGTTAAAGTCCTTTTCGGGGCCAGCCCAGCGGGCGGAGTAAATGCCCGGTGCCCCACCAAGTGCGCTTACGCACAGGCCGGAATCATCGGCAAGGGCGGGTAGGTTGGCCGCTTGGGCGGCCGCCAGCGCCTTGATGGCGGCATTGCCAGCAAAGGTTGTGGCGGTTTCTTCCGGTTCGGGCAGGTTCAGTTCCCCGGCGGAAAGAACGGTAATGCCAAATTCCGCCATAAGGGCGGAAAACTCGGCCAGCTTGCCAGCATTATGGGTGGCAAGCACCAGCCTGTCGCCGGATTTGAGGAGAGGTTGGGTCATGTCCTGCATTGCTCTGCTACGTTGACGGCGGTCAACTGGGCTTCAAACAGTTCGCCTGCACCTTTGCGGGCGAGGGCGAACAGGGTGTTAAAGGCGTCCTCCGCAAAGGGGGCGCTTTCTGCCGATGCCTGAATTTCCACAATACGGTGGTCGGCACTCAGCACAAAATTGGTGTCGGCCAAGGCGGCGCTATCTTCCGCATAGTCCAGATCCAGCACGGCACCTGCATTGGTTAACCCGCAGGATACGGCGGCGACCTGCCCGGTCAGGGGTATGCGTTGCAGCACACGGTTGGCTACCAGTTTGCCAAGGGCCAGCCGCAGGGCCACCCATGCGCCGGTAATCGAGGCGCAGCGCGTGCCGCCATCGGCGTTAAGCACGTCACAGTCCAGGGTGATGCAGATTTCGCCCAGCGCCTTGAGGTCCGTGACCGCACGGAGCGAACGGCCGATCAGGCGCTGGATTTCCTGCGTGCGGCCGGACTGTTTGCCCTTTGCCGCCTCACGCGGCCCGCGTGCATGGGTGGCGCGGGGCAACATGCCATATTCCGCCGTAACCCACCCGCTCCCCTTGCCGCGCAGGAATGGGGGCACGCGGCTTTCCACACTGGCGGTGCACAGCACCTCGGTGCCACCTACGCGGATAAGGGCAGAGCCTTCCGCATGGTGGGAAAAACCGGTCTCGATAATAATGGGGCGCATCTGCCCGGCCTCGCGGCCTGATGGACGCATGGTGCTGCTCCTGAAAAAAATGACAAAGGGTTGTGCCTGCACATAAAATGCTTTTGCCCGGAGTAAAACCGGCAATAAGCCGTTATAAACGCCTATCAGACCGCATGAAGGAGCTTTGTCACCATGAAGCGTGGCCTGCTGCCAGCCCAGGCGATGTTACCACCCGAGCTGGATGGACGCTCTGCGAACATCCTGCGCGAGCTGGTGGAAGAATATATGGCCAATGGCGAACCCGTGGGCTCGCGCACGCTTTCCCGCCGGTTGGGGCAACCGCTTTCTCCCGCCACAATCCGCAATGTTATGGTGTCTTTGACCGAGGCGGGCCTGCTGTTTTCCCCCCATACGTCCGCAGGACGTCTGCCAACGGAAAAGGGTTTGCGCCTGTTTGTGGACGGGCTGCTCCAGTTTGGCGCCCTGTCCGAGGAGGAGCAGAAGGTCATTGGCCACTCGCTGGAGGCCCGTGGTCGCTCCTTGCAGGACACACTGACCGAGGCATCCTCCCTGCTGGCCGGTATGTCAGACGCGGCGGGGCTGGTGGTGGCTCCAAAGGGAGAAGGCGGGATCAAGCACATAGAATTTGTGGCGCTGGGCGGTAATCGTGCGCTGGTTATTCTGGTTGGGGCAGATGGGCATGTGGAAAACCGGGTGATTGAAATTCCGCCCGGCACCCCACCCTCTGCTCTGGTGGAAGCCGCCAATTACCTGAATGCCCGCGCCATGGGTGCGTCCCTGCCAGATCTGCGCCACCGCGTGGGTACGGAAATGAGCGAAAACCGCACGGTCCTGAACAGCCTGACAGCCGAGGTGGTGGAAAGTGGTCTGGCCATATGGAACGGGGACCGGGGAGAAAGTGGCGGCACACTGATTGTGCGGGGCCAGTCTCGTCTGTTGGCCGATGTGGATGGGCAGGAGCGTCTTGCCGCCATCCAGACTCTTTTTGACCGGCTGGAAGCGCAGGAAACCATGTTACGCCTGCTGGAACTGGTCGAAAGTTCTGAGGGTGTGCGGATTTTTATTGGAGCGGAAAGCGGATTGTTCGGGGCAACCGGCATGTCTGTTGTCATGGCGCCAGCGCGGAATGAGGCAAACAGGATTGTGGGCGCCATAGGCGTTATTGGCCCTACGCGCATCAATTACGGGCGGGTAGTGCCGGTTGTGGATTATACCGCACGGATATTGGGTGACCTGCTTGGCTAGGCAAAACGCCAGAGCAGGGAGAGGTTGGGGCACAGGTCGGAATTCCGCCATGATTGTAAAGAGAATGGTGATGGCGAGGAGACGACAGGAGATGGGAATGGTAAAGGACCGGTATGACACGCACTCCACCTTCTGGTGATCCGGATTCCTCCCGGCACGATCGGGACAACACACAGTCTTTTCCCCTGCGCAGGCCTCGCTTCCGCCAATGGCGTATGTTGCTTGGCACGGCTGCGGCTGTACTGCTGGTAGGGAGTGCTGGCGGTGCGGTAGTTGTGTGGTCGCAGTACCAGAGCATTGTGGCTGACCTGCCAACGGTCGATGGCCTGCGTTCCTATCAGCCGCCGGTTATGAGCCGCCTGTATGCGGGGGATGACCAGCTTGTGGCCGAACTGGCCGACGAACGGCGTATATTTGTGCCGTCCAACGCCATTCCCGACCGGGTTAAAAATGCATTTATCGCGGCAGAAGACCAGAAGTTCTGGACCCACAAAGGGGTAGACCCAGCCGCTATTATCCGCGCGGGGCTGACTGACCTTACGCGGGATAAGGGGCGTAGGCCCATTGGGGCGTCCACCATTACGCAGCAGGTTGCGCGCGTTATGTTGCTGGGCACCAATGCCGTCTCGTTCAAGCGCAAGGCCAAGGAAGCGTTTCTGGCCATGCGTATTGAGCAGGTTCTGCCCAAGGAAAAAATTCTCGAAATCTATCTGAACGAAATTTATCTGGGTAACGGCGCGTATGGCATTGGGGCCGCCGCTCAGACGTACTTCAACAAACCGCTGGACCAACTGGACAACGCAGAGGCTGCCTTTTTGGCGGCGTTGCCCAAGTCGCCCACCAACTACAACCCCGTCCGTTTCCCCGATGCCGCTCGTGGCCGGCGGAACTGGGTGCTGGAACGCATGGCGGATGTAGGGGCCATTACGCAGGATGACGCCCGGTTGGCCGAGGCCGAACCTCTGACCACCACGAGCTTTTCCCGGCCCGGCCCGGCACCCGGCTCCGAATGGTTTGCGGAGGAAGTGCGGCGCCAACTGCTGGAGCGGTATGGTCAGGACGTGACCATGCAGGGGGGGCTGGATGTGCATACCAGTCTGGACCTGCCCTTGCAGCGTGCGGCCCAGTCCATTCTACAACAGGGGCTTATGGCGTATGACCGCCAGCACCGTGGCTGGCATGGCCCTGTAACTCATCTGTCCACGCCTCCCGTTCTCTCGCAGGAGGAATGGGTGCGGGCGCTGCGCACGGCAAGTGCTCCGGCGGGTATGCTGGACCAGTGGCGTCTGGCCATTGTTCTGGATGGGAACAAGGGGCAGGTCGGCTGGCTGGAAGGCAGTGTAGTCCGCCGGAACATGGCACAGGGTGGGGAAGCCCATACGGGCCAGATCCAGCAAAAGGATATGGCGTGGGTCCGCCGCTCCCGCCCCCTGCGTACCGGGGATATTGTTATGGTCGAGCCCCAGACCGGGCAGTCTGTTGTGGCGCTCATGCAGATTCCGGTGGTGGAGGGGGCCATTGTGACCATGAACGCCCGGACCGGGCGTGTTATGGCGCTGGTGGGTGGCTGGTCTTTTCAGGCATCGCAGTTCGACCGGGCAACACAGGCGTTGCGTCAGCCGGGGTCATCCTTCAAACCGTTTGTTTATTTGCAGGCCATGGAGCAGGGCATATCGCCATCTCAGGAGTTTGATGATTCTCCTGTGTCCTATGGCACATGGCATCCGAATAACTACGAAAAAGACTTCTGGGGCCCCACGTCCCTGCATGATGCGCTGCGTGAATCGCGCAACCTTGTGACCATTCGTCTTGCGGCCCATCTGGGTATGAACACGGTGGCGGATACGGCCATCAAGCTTGGGCTGGTGGACAGTATGCCCCATGTGCTGCCTGCGGCACTGGGCGCGGTTGAAACAACCGTGCTGAAGGAAGCAGGCGCCTATGCGGCCCTCGCCGCCGGAGGGCGCAGGATTACCCCAACCCTGATTGACGATGTGCAGGACCGGGACGGGCATGTTATCTGGCGGCCCGCTAATGGGCTGTCTCTGGTCTCTGCTGCGTCTTTGGCCAATGAGGCAGGTGCCGCAACGGCTGCGCAGCCGGTTGGGGTGGATGCCGTTCATCCGGATGCCCCGCAGGGTAAGGCGGGTGCTCCGGCACCCGCTGCACCTGCCCAGCCTGCCGTTGTTGTGCTGACCCCCGATGACCTGCCCGCCTTGCGTGATGACAGGCCAAGAGCCGCATCCGAGCAAAGTGCATTTCAGATTACGACCATGTTGCAGGATGTCATTCGCCGTGGCACGGGCGTACGTGCGGGTGAAGGCATAGATGTGCCCGTAGCGGGTAAGACGGGCACCAGCCAGAACTTTAACGATGCCTGGTTTGCTGGGTACACGCCGGAACTGGTTACGGTGGTCTGGGTTGGGTTTGATACGCCACAGTCCCTCGGTCGGAACGAGACTGGGGGCGCTATTGCAGGCCCCCTGTGGAACAAGGTGATGAAAACCGCACTCAAGGACCAGCCAAAGCTGGACTTTGCCGCCCCCGATGGGGTGACGCTGGTCAGTTACGATACCGGCCGTGGTGTTGCGATTGATGCGTTCAAGGACGGGCAGCTCCCCGGCGTGAGTGCCAACCTGTTGAGCAACGTGGAGGCCCAGCAGTTGACGGCGGCCGATACGGGGGCGGAAAACATGCCGGATTCGGAAAGCGATATGGCGGCCAGCGCCAATGGGTCTGGCCCGCAGGGTGCTGGTGCTGCCAGCCCGGCGGAAGGGGGGAGTACGCAGGCTCCTGCACCTTCTGGGGGTGACATTGGCATGGGCGGCCTTTATTGAAGGCCGCTTGAAGCGGAATAAGATGACAATTTCCAGCAAGTAGATGGAGAACAGGCCCGATGTCTGCCGAGACAGAAGCCCTTAACGAGCAGATCAAGCAGTCCGTAGCGCTGCTGAGGAGGCATCTTTAACTGGGATGTCGCTGAAGCCCGCCTTGCGGAACTGAACAACCAGGCAGAAGACCCAGACCTGTGGAACAACCCTGAAGCCGCGCAGAAAATGATGCGTGAACGTACGCTTCTGGCCAACCAGATTGAGGGTGTGCAGGCGCTGGAAGCCAACGTGCGTGATACGTCGGAACTGATCGAACTGGCCGAAGCCGAAGGGGATACCGATCTGGTGTCCGAAGGTATGGCCAGTCTGCGCGCTCTGGCGGAGGAAGCCAAACGGCGGGAAATTGAAAGTCTCCTTTCGGGCGAGGCGGATAGCAACGACTGTTATCTGGAAGTCAACGCAGGGGCAGGTGGCACGGAGGCGCAGGACTGGGCCGAGATGATGCTGCGCATGTACACCCGTTGGGCCGAGGCGCACAATTACAAGGTGACGCTGATTGAAAGCTCGGAAGGGGAACAGGCCGGCCTCAAGTCTGCCACCATTCTGGTCTCCGGCCCCAATGCCTATGGCTGGCTGAAGACCGAAGCCGGTGTGCACCGCCTTGTGCGTATTTCTCCATTTGATGCCGCGGCTCGTCGCCAGACGTCCTTTGCATCGGTCTGGGTTTACCCAGTTATTGATGATTCAATTGAAATTGAAATCAATGACGCAGATCTGAAGGTGGACACTTTCCGTGCTTCAGGTGCTGGTGGTCAGCACGTGAACAAAACGGATTCCGCCATCCGTATTACGCATATGCCCACGGGCATTGTGGTGGCGTGTCAGACGGACCGGTCCCAGCACAGAAACCGTGCTACGGCCATGCAGATGTTGCGGGCGCGCCTGTATGAGGCGGAACTGCAACGGCGTGAGGCCGCAGCGGCGGAAGCCGAAGCCGCCAAGACCGATATTGGCTGGGGGCATCAGATCCGTTCGTACGTTCTGGCCCCGTACCAGATGGTCAAGGATCTGCGTACGAATGTTGAAACCGGCAACCCCGATGCGGTGCT
It encodes:
- the prfB gene encoding peptide chain release factor 2 (programmed frameshift) is translated as MSAETEALNEQIKQSVALLRRHLNWDVAEARLAELNNQAEDPDLWNNPEAAQKMMRERTLLANQIEGVQALEANVRDTSELIELAEAEGDTDLVSEGMASLRALAEEAKRREIESLLSGEADSNDCYLEVNAGAGGTEAQDWAEMMLRMYTRWAEAHNYKVTLIESSEGEQAGLKSATILVSGPNAYGWLKTEAGVHRLVRISPFDAAARRQTSFASVWVYPVIDDSIEIEINDADLKVDTFRASGAGGQHVNKTDSAIRITHMPTGIVVACQTDRSQHRNRATAMQMLRARLYEAELQRREAAAAEAEAAKTDIGWGHQIRSYVLAPYQMVKDLRTNVETGNPDAVLDGDLDAFMAAALAMRVGATRSEASASAQ
- the rdgB gene encoding RdgB/HAM1 family non-canonical purine NTP pyrophosphatase yields the protein MTQPLLKSGDRLVLATHNAGKLAEFSALMAEFGITVLSAGELNLPEPEETATTFAGNAAIKALAAAQAANLPALADDSGLCVSALGGAPGIYSARWAGPEKDFNGAMARIEEGIGKDERNAWFVCVLCLAFPDGRTQSFEGRIDGQIVWPPRGANGHGYDPIFEPENETRSFAQMTDEEKNAISHRARAFAAFRKACLD
- the hrcA gene encoding heat-inducible transcriptional repressor HrcA; this encodes MKRGLLPAQAMLPPELDGRSANILRELVEEYMANGEPVGSRTLSRRLGQPLSPATIRNVMVSLTEAGLLFSPHTSAGRLPTEKGLRLFVDGLLQFGALSEEEQKVIGHSLEARGRSLQDTLTEASSLLAGMSDAAGLVVAPKGEGGIKHIEFVALGGNRALVILVGADGHVENRVIEIPPGTPPSALVEAANYLNARAMGASLPDLRHRVGTEMSENRTVLNSLTAEVVESGLAIWNGDRGESGGTLIVRGQSRLLADVDGQERLAAIQTLFDRLEAQETMLRLLELVESSEGVRIFIGAESGLFGATGMSVVMAPARNEANRIVGAIGVIGPTRINYGRVVPVVDYTARILGDLLG
- a CDS encoding penicillin-binding protein 1A, with amino-acid sequence MTRTPPSGDPDSSRHDRDNTQSFPLRRPRFRQWRMLLGTAAAVLLVGSAGGAVVVWSQYQSIVADLPTVDGLRSYQPPVMSRLYAGDDQLVAELADERRIFVPSNAIPDRVKNAFIAAEDQKFWTHKGVDPAAIIRAGLTDLTRDKGRRPIGASTITQQVARVMLLGTNAVSFKRKAKEAFLAMRIEQVLPKEKILEIYLNEIYLGNGAYGIGAAAQTYFNKPLDQLDNAEAAFLAALPKSPTNYNPVRFPDAARGRRNWVLERMADVGAITQDDARLAEAEPLTTTSFSRPGPAPGSEWFAEEVRRQLLERYGQDVTMQGGLDVHTSLDLPLQRAAQSILQQGLMAYDRQHRGWHGPVTHLSTPPVLSQEEWVRALRTASAPAGMLDQWRLAIVLDGNKGQVGWLEGSVVRRNMAQGGEAHTGQIQQKDMAWVRRSRPLRTGDIVMVEPQTGQSVVALMQIPVVEGAIVTMNARTGRVMALVGGWSFQASQFDRATQALRQPGSSFKPFVYLQAMEQGISPSQEFDDSPVSYGTWHPNNYEKDFWGPTSLHDALRESRNLVTIRLAAHLGMNTVADTAIKLGLVDSMPHVLPAALGAVETTVLKEAGAYAALAAGGRRITPTLIDDVQDRDGHVIWRPANGLSLVSAASLANEAGAATAAQPVGVDAVHPDAPQGKAGAPAPAAPAQPAVVVLTPDDLPALRDDRPRAASEQSAFQITTMLQDVIRRGTGVRAGEGIDVPVAGKTGTSQNFNDAWFAGYTPELVTVVWVGFDTPQSLGRNETGGAIAGPLWNKVMKTALKDQPKLDFAAPDGVTLVSYDTGRGVAIDAFKDGQLPGVSANLLSNVEAQQLTAADTGAENMPDSESDMAASANGSGPQGAGAASPAEGGSTQAPAPSGGDIGMGGLY
- the rph gene encoding ribonuclease PH, whose translation is MRPSGREAGQMRPIIIETGFSHHAEGSALIRVGGTEVLCTASVESRVPPFLRGKGSGWVTAEYGMLPRATHARGPREAAKGKQSGRTQEIQRLIGRSLRAVTDLKALGEICITLDCDVLNADGGTRCASITGAWVALRLALGKLVANRVLQRIPLTGQVAAVSCGLTNAGAVLDLDYAEDSAALADTNFVLSADHRIVEIQASAESAPFAEDAFNTLFALARKGAGELFEAQLTAVNVAEQCRT